The Spirosoma radiotolerans genome has a window encoding:
- a CDS encoding DoxX family protein, with protein MANIGLYIQALVYMAAGANHFISPRTYLAIMPPYIPAHNLMVTLSGIAEIVLGLGLLLPATRSLSAWGLMLLLIAIFPANIHMAMASRFSKLPAWLRWGRLPLQGLLIWWAYQYT; from the coding sequence ATGGCTAACATAGGTCTTTATATTCAGGCGCTTGTCTACATGGCTGCTGGCGCAAACCACTTCATCAGCCCCAGAACATATTTGGCGATTATGCCGCCTTATATTCCAGCTCACAACCTGATGGTGACGTTGAGCGGCATTGCAGAAATTGTCCTGGGTCTTGGACTCCTTTTGCCGGCAACCCGGTCACTATCGGCCTGGGGACTTATGCTACTGCTGATCGCGATTTTTCCTGCTAATATCCATATGGCTATGGCAAGCCGTTTTAGCAAGCTTCCCGCCTGGCTCCGATGGGGCCGATTGCCCCTACAGGGACTTTTAATATGGTGGGCTTATCAGTATACGTAA
- a CDS encoding FkbM family methyltransferase — protein sequence MAVEGISRYFRLWKHIANPGEYLFHKVARHKQNLVFTTKPFPIRFQVPPSLYLIFKEIFMVDVYEMDELVSTLPTAPVVIDIGANVGFFDIQLLSKIGKATIYAYEPVPANVKTLQHTLQQNPGLGQSIQLFSMAVTGKPIDQLELFIEAEDKSQVVASVFSAFHENNSQKIMVPCITLTDIIEKNSLDVIDLLKVDCEGSEYDIMYNTAPELIRRAKKMAIEVHNLDNDLNNIDAFDRYIQSLGYTTTRSPINSFCYALEATRQ from the coding sequence ATGGCAGTAGAGGGAATTAGCCGGTATTTCAGGCTGTGGAAACATATTGCAAATCCTGGCGAATACTTGTTTCATAAAGTAGCCCGCCACAAACAGAACTTGGTTTTCACTACGAAACCGTTTCCCATTCGTTTTCAGGTGCCTCCAAGCCTCTACCTGATATTCAAGGAGATATTTATGGTAGATGTCTATGAGATGGACGAGCTGGTGAGCACCCTGCCTACGGCGCCCGTCGTAATCGATATTGGCGCCAACGTTGGTTTTTTCGATATTCAGTTGTTGTCGAAAATAGGAAAGGCAACCATATACGCCTACGAACCCGTACCGGCTAATGTAAAAACCCTGCAGCATACACTGCAGCAGAACCCCGGACTAGGTCAGAGCATACAACTTTTTTCAATGGCCGTAACGGGAAAACCCATCGACCAACTGGAGCTTTTTATTGAGGCTGAAGACAAAAGTCAGGTTGTGGCTTCTGTCTTTTCCGCCTTTCACGAAAATAACAGTCAGAAAATCATGGTGCCCTGTATAACACTTACCGATATTATTGAGAAAAATAGCCTGGATGTTATTGATCTGCTGAAAGTGGACTGCGAAGGAAGTGAATACGATATTATGTATAACACCGCCCCTGAGCTAATCAGGCGGGCGAAGAAGATGGCAATCGAAGTCCATAACCTGGACAATGACCTGAACAATATCGATGCCTTCGACCGTTACATTCAGTCGCTGGGCTACACAACCACCCGATCGCCCATCAATTCGTTTTGTTACGCGCTGGAAGCCACGCGCCAGTAA
- a CDS encoding nucleoside hydrolase has translation MIRTYLFSVGVLFSLTAGLVHGQPVQKNQSVSVIFDTDMGPDYDDVGAITMLHAFADAGQARILATIASTNYANVAPVLSVLNTYFNRPNVPIGVPKGKAIGDRDTQHWSDTLVAHYPHAIKSNDATPDAVALYRQILAKQPDHSVTVITVGFLTNLANLLNSPADKYSPLSGKALAAKKIKQVVSMAGKFPAGREYNVFRDSTSSKIVFANWPTPILMSGFEIGEQIHSGLPLTQNARIQHSPVKDVFRISLPKAAEDKNGRMSWDQTAVLVGVKGYEPYYTVKSGRLILNPDGSNGWDNSGKGHQHLVVKMPVPQVEKLINTLMQHQPVK, from the coding sequence ATGATTCGAACGTATTTATTTTCAGTTGGTGTGCTTTTCAGCCTGACTGCCGGTCTGGTTCACGGACAACCGGTCCAGAAAAATCAGTCCGTTTCTGTTATTTTCGATACAGACATGGGCCCCGATTATGACGATGTAGGCGCGATTACCATGCTACATGCCTTTGCCGATGCAGGGCAGGCCCGGATTCTGGCGACCATAGCCAGCACCAACTATGCCAACGTAGCACCGGTGTTGAGCGTGTTGAATACCTACTTCAATCGGCCGAATGTGCCCATTGGTGTGCCAAAAGGAAAGGCAATTGGCGACAGAGACACGCAGCACTGGTCCGATACACTGGTGGCCCACTATCCACACGCCATTAAGTCGAACGATGCCACGCCCGACGCCGTAGCACTTTACCGTCAAATTCTGGCCAAGCAACCCGACCATAGTGTTACGGTCATTACGGTTGGCTTTCTGACAAACCTGGCCAATTTGCTCAACTCCCCAGCCGACAAATATTCTCCCTTATCCGGTAAAGCGTTGGCTGCGAAAAAAATCAAACAGGTCGTTAGCATGGCGGGCAAATTTCCGGCTGGTCGGGAGTATAATGTCTTCAGAGATAGTACATCTTCAAAAATTGTGTTTGCCAACTGGCCGACGCCTATTTTGATGAGCGGATTTGAAATTGGTGAACAGATTCATTCGGGTTTGCCACTGACGCAAAACGCCCGGATTCAGCATAGCCCGGTAAAAGATGTATTTCGGATTTCGTTGCCCAAAGCGGCCGAAGATAAAAATGGACGGATGAGCTGGGATCAAACCGCTGTGCTGGTTGGGGTAAAAGGATATGAGCCTTATTATACCGTTAAATCAGGCCGATTGATCCTGAATCCGGATGGATCGAACGGATGGGATAACTCAGGGAAAGGACACCAGCATCTGGTCGTTAAAATGCCCGTTCCACAAGTGGAAAAACTCATCAATACCCTCATGCAGCATCAGCCCGTGAAGTAG
- a CDS encoding glycosyltransferase family 4 protein — MPRLFLETERMANLTSGLGQLCLHLGRELVRQKPPGWELTFLVTRDQVGIFGPSVTYRIASRWNRIWRFWKFDIWHCLYQDTHIYPIRATRFMYTILDLNYLALTQYSAQRKERRKKRYQARINQAQAITTISAYVAQDVRQQLVVPAQTPVQVIYCGVDIPEQVPVTPPAVVPGGPFLFFIGMLQSYKNVHTMLPLLVVNPDYWLVLAGPDKPEYSQEIREQARQLGVSNRLLMPGPIDESTKWWFYTHCDAFLFPSLLEGFGIPVVEAMAFGKPVFSSALTSLPEVGGSEAFYFPSFDAETVVETFRKGMEMYRSDSAMPDRLRVQSQKFRWEIAAAEYWKLYQELMRTPNP, encoded by the coding sequence ATGCCTCGACTATTTCTGGAAACTGAACGGATGGCCAACCTGACTAGTGGCCTCGGTCAGCTTTGTTTACATTTAGGCCGCGAACTGGTACGCCAGAAACCACCCGGCTGGGAACTGACGTTTTTGGTTACCCGCGATCAGGTCGGAATTTTTGGGCCATCGGTTACGTATCGGATCGCCAGTCGGTGGAACCGGATCTGGCGCTTCTGGAAATTCGACATCTGGCATTGCCTCTATCAGGATACACATATATATCCGATCCGGGCGACCCGGTTCATGTATACGATCCTGGACCTTAATTACCTGGCGCTTACCCAATATTCGGCTCAACGTAAAGAGCGCCGTAAGAAGCGGTATCAGGCTCGGATTAATCAGGCACAGGCCATAACCACGATTTCAGCCTACGTAGCGCAGGATGTCCGCCAGCAGTTAGTGGTTCCTGCTCAAACTCCAGTGCAGGTTATTTATTGTGGAGTCGATATTCCGGAGCAGGTTCCTGTGACGCCACCCGCCGTTGTGCCAGGCGGGCCATTTTTGTTTTTTATCGGGATGCTGCAATCGTACAAAAACGTGCACACCATGCTGCCCCTTCTAGTGGTAAACCCCGATTACTGGCTGGTGCTGGCTGGTCCTGATAAACCGGAGTACAGTCAGGAAATCCGCGAGCAGGCACGGCAGTTGGGGGTATCGAACCGGCTTTTAATGCCGGGGCCCATCGACGAATCGACAAAGTGGTGGTTTTATACCCATTGCGATGCGTTTTTATTTCCTTCTCTGCTGGAAGGCTTCGGTATTCCTGTTGTTGAAGCCATGGCTTTTGGTAAGCCTGTCTTTAGCTCTGCCCTGACAAGTTTACCTGAAGTAGGTGGTTCAGAAGCCTTCTATTTCCCCTCGTTCGATGCTGAAACGGTTGTCGAAACCTTCAGAAAAGGCATGGAAATGTATCGAAGTGATTCGGCTATGCCAGACCGCCTACGGGTGCAAAGCCAGAAATTCCGGTGGGAAATTGCCGCAGCCGAATACTGGAAACTCTATCAGGAACTCATGCGTACACCCAACCCCTGA
- a CDS encoding regulatory protein RecX, whose protein sequence is MTDSVKDALRKAAMFCAYQERTQQEVRDRLNGWGVYVDDAEEVIAELIQQNYLNEERFAKSFAGGKFRVKGWGRRKIKQQLQQRGISGYNLDQAMKEIAPDDYRETLADLLAKKRQSLRDDNPLVVKQKLVRYALSKGYESELIFTVLNGEE, encoded by the coding sequence ATGACAGATTCAGTGAAGGACGCGCTTCGCAAAGCGGCTATGTTTTGCGCCTATCAGGAGCGCACCCAGCAGGAAGTTCGGGATCGGCTAAACGGATGGGGCGTTTATGTCGATGATGCCGAAGAGGTCATTGCCGAATTGATCCAGCAGAATTACCTCAACGAAGAGCGGTTCGCCAAATCGTTCGCGGGTGGTAAATTTCGGGTAAAAGGCTGGGGTCGCCGTAAAATCAAGCAGCAGTTGCAGCAACGGGGTATTTCGGGATATAATCTCGACCAGGCCATGAAGGAAATTGCGCCGGATGACTACCGTGAGACGCTGGCCGACCTGTTAGCCAAAAAACGCCAAAGCCTTCGTGATGACAACCCGTTAGTCGTGAAGCAAAAACTCGTTCGCTACGCCCTCAGCAAAGGATACGAATCGGAGCTGATATTTACCGTATTGAACGGCGAAGAGTAA
- a CDS encoding TetR/AcrR family transcriptional regulator, translating into MLNMIDMETDEKIRRNRAKTTQRIVEALEEVISERGLEGVGVNRIAEKANVSKVLIYRYFGGMEGLLEYYVKMGKLFPVFTPATLDQIRPLHDSDVARIWYRQVIQTYRYFRTFKAAREVLKASVIENDSIAETTARAQDEEMTRLVSQLSFVKGADTQAISAVILGAMTYLTIMAQNDRTMINIDLRSEEGWQRIENAIKTIYISLNKMAVSSKDVQLELQSTRLPVAQW; encoded by the coding sequence ATGCTGAATATGATTGATATGGAAACAGACGAAAAAATAAGACGTAACCGGGCAAAAACTACACAACGTATTGTTGAAGCATTAGAAGAAGTGATTTCAGAGAGGGGCTTGGAAGGAGTCGGTGTAAACCGCATCGCAGAGAAGGCCAACGTTAGTAAAGTTTTGATATACAGATATTTTGGCGGTATGGAAGGACTGCTGGAATACTATGTAAAAATGGGAAAACTATTTCCAGTATTTACACCCGCCACGCTGGACCAAATCCGTCCGCTTCATGACTCTGATGTTGCCAGAATCTGGTACCGCCAGGTTATTCAGACCTATAGATATTTCCGTACGTTCAAGGCAGCCCGCGAAGTGCTCAAGGCAAGTGTCATAGAGAACGATTCGATTGCTGAAACAACCGCTAGAGCTCAGGATGAAGAGATGACAAGGCTCGTTAGCCAGCTGTCCTTTGTAAAAGGAGCCGATACACAGGCTATTTCAGCCGTTATCCTGGGCGCGATGACGTACCTTACCATTATGGCCCAAAATGATCGCACAATGATCAACATTGATCTGCGTAGTGAAGAAGGCTGGCAACGGATTGAAAACGCCATAAAAACCATTTACATCTCGTTAAACAAAATGGCGGTTAGCAGCAAGGATGTTCAACTGGAGCTTCAGTCTACTCGTTTACCCGTTGCACAATGGTAA
- a CDS encoding glutathionylspermidine synthase family protein, with amino-acid sequence MISLRKLTTQPDAQLRNLGWDWMLGQDTLPYLTNEVVTVTPAEADAYYEAANELFEMFVAAGQHVIDENRFAELGIPANLIELITLTWNDDRHIHLYGRFDLAGGVGGDSSIKLIEFNADTATCLPETAVVQHAHLLANGLDESHQFNSLFETLTGQFEELLALNPDLQPTLLLSAIRDVPEDDANVALLGEAAREAGFDIELDFVDNVDFSAGEGIFWQNPKNGEFEKLDFWFKLVPWESIAEDEPELLQILTEIVRKRLAVVLNPAYTLLFQSKYILKILWELYPNHPLLLETDTKPLVGKSCVEKVLFGREGANTRILNPDGSERQTTDGDYGGYPKIYQEYVEFPKDAAGNAYQAGVFYAGEACGLGFRKGGFILDNTAGFVGHIIE; translated from the coding sequence ATGATTTCTCTTAGAAAACTAACGACACAACCCGACGCCCAGTTGCGCAACCTTGGTTGGGATTGGATGCTCGGTCAGGATACATTACCTTATTTAACCAATGAAGTTGTTACGGTAACGCCTGCCGAAGCAGATGCCTATTATGAAGCAGCCAACGAATTGTTTGAGATGTTTGTAGCCGCCGGGCAGCATGTGATCGACGAAAACCGCTTTGCCGAATTGGGCATTCCCGCAAACCTTATTGAACTGATTACACTGACCTGGAATGATGACCGACACATTCATCTCTATGGCCGTTTCGATCTGGCAGGGGGCGTTGGTGGTGATTCCAGCATAAAACTTATTGAATTCAACGCAGATACGGCCACGTGCCTCCCCGAAACGGCCGTTGTGCAGCATGCGCATCTGCTGGCAAACGGCCTTGACGAAAGTCACCAGTTCAATTCGCTCTTCGAGACATTGACCGGCCAGTTTGAAGAATTACTGGCCTTAAATCCTGACCTGCAACCCACCCTCCTGCTCTCGGCCATTCGGGATGTTCCCGAAGATGATGCCAATGTAGCTTTACTGGGCGAAGCTGCACGTGAAGCTGGATTCGATATCGAACTCGATTTTGTCGATAATGTGGATTTTTCGGCGGGAGAAGGCATCTTCTGGCAGAATCCTAAAAATGGCGAGTTCGAAAAGCTGGATTTCTGGTTCAAACTTGTACCCTGGGAATCCATTGCCGAAGATGAACCCGAGTTGCTTCAAATCCTGACCGAGATTGTCCGTAAACGGCTGGCCGTTGTGCTTAATCCAGCTTATACACTCCTTTTTCAGTCGAAGTATATTTTAAAAATTCTGTGGGAGCTATATCCCAATCACCCCCTTCTGCTCGAAACAGATACCAAACCGCTGGTTGGTAAGTCCTGCGTCGAGAAAGTATTGTTTGGGCGTGAGGGCGCCAATACACGCATCCTAAATCCCGACGGCAGCGAACGCCAGACAACAGACGGCGATTATGGCGGCTACCCGAAAATCTATCAGGAATACGTTGAGTTTCCAAAGGACGCGGCAGGTAACGCTTATCAGGCTGGCGTCTTCTACGCGGGTGAAGCCTGCGGATTAGGCTTTCGGAAGGGTGGTTTCATTCTGGATAATACGGCTGGCTTTGTCGGACATATTATTGAGTAA